One Ranitomeya imitator isolate aRanImi1 chromosome 1, aRanImi1.pri, whole genome shotgun sequence DNA window includes the following coding sequences:
- the LOC138656836 gene encoding uncharacterized protein, which yields MESQHFSAFSSQVADSVIDELIRTIPDNLDEFTRNTPDAVDEFISNYSDDFLNGFSVPTLECDTPGAEYSNTNAGVAAVWDLTQGIIDVDMFPEPTTTEHNQPPVEELMYQTPTPRNSPDSRAPKKQLGPAGKKGRACKLKPRRIFTKENIPELMESIAEAAEDATAIIHHTSLSPKRKVMRKTPPAPLQPLQITENGAAQAWPAIQTANGSVRAYPLSPICVVQDAGNPVPSDHREIPHSSTGQPSTIRVNDPAPLYPEVLEAPRKHKRKTKHVTESPTASCAVGATATMSREEYDREIDQLADDLWRVCRIHS from the exons atggaatcccaacatttttcggctttttccagtcaagttgcggattcggtaatag atgaattaatcaggaccatccccgataatctagatgaatttaccaggaacacccccgatgctgtagatgaatttatcagcaactatagcgatgattttttaaacggcttcagcgtgcctactctggagtgtgatacacctggagctgagtatagtaacactaatgcaggtgtcgctgctgtgtgggatttgactcaaggcatcatag atgtcgacatgtttccagaaccaaccaccacggaacacaatcagccgcctgttgaggaactgatgtaccagacccccacgccgagaaacagccctgattctagagcccctaaaaaacagctcggaccggcggGCAAAAAAGGGAGAG cttgtaaactgaagcctagaagaattttcacaaaagagaatataccggagctaatggagagcatcgcagaagctgcagaagacgccacggcaatcattcaccacacatcgctatccc ctaagcgcaaagtcatgagaaaaacacctccagcacctctacagccgctacagatcaccgagaatggcgcagcacaagcgtggccggcgatacagacggctaatggttctgttagagcatatccgctatcaccgatctgcgtggtgcaggacgcaggaaaccctgtaccgtcggaccatcgtgaaataccccattcaagtaccggtcagccatcgacaatccgtgtgaatgaccccgcgccactatatccagaagtgctcgaggcaccccgaaaacataagcggaaaacaaaacatgttacagagtcaccaaccgcatcctgcgccgtgggtgcaacagccacgatgagtcgtgaagagtatgatcgcgagattgatcagctcgctgatg